In Alkalihalobacillus sp. AL-G, the genomic stretch TTTCACCTTTACGTATGTCAAAGCTAACTTCGCTTAGAATTTTCCGTTCTCCAAAACTTTTCTGCAGTCCTTTACCTTGTAATACAAGAGTCATGCAGTTCACCTCTTTAATTATTTTTTATTAAGAGGTTTATAGAACATAATAAGCCTCTCCAAGAATCCTGGAGAGGCTTATATCTAATCCAATATCAAAATAAATGCAATCGCTTAAACAAATAAAGATTTCGACACAAATACAGAATTTACGTCTACTATTATTTGTAACGTTACATATTGAAATGATAGCTTAAATGGACAGACTAATCCTATTTCTCCAGGTTCTCATTTTTAAGAAAATATGAGTTTTATACCTTTTAAATAAGATTAATTCCACATCCGCTTAGTACCATTCCTTCCATATTTTTCTTACATATTCAGTATATTTATCAAGGAGAGTACTGTCAACCAGTATCCTTCAATAGTTCTATAAACACATACAAAAGTTAAATTCGATATGAAGATCAGTTAAGATCCATGTAACAAAACTTATTTCTGATTTAGAATAGACCATTTTGCCAGCAATTCTTGCTTATATTTTCCATTAAAAATATCTGTAACAAACCATTAGTTTTGTACAACTTTATTTACTTTATAAAGATGTATGTTTAACTACTACTTTTATTCAGCAAGCGCCCCCTATTCTTGAATAACGAACACATTCCAATACTTCTGAATTGCGTCCGATTACTGAAGAACGAATATAAAACCTTGGTACCAAATAGCATTGTCATTTATTTATGATACGGTTCACCGCACCTATTCAAGCAGTGATTTTTTTAAAACTGTCAGCCTTTTAATTTCACACTTCTACTTTAAATCGACGCTGCTGAAGAAGCAGCTGCTTGATCAGCCTTCACACAATCAATTGCAACAACGAGTGCAGTAATAATGGTTTCCATCTCTTCATCTATTATTTGAACCTCGTAGCTATCGCCCCAAGTGAACCACTCCTTGCCCACTTTACCTACGGTTTTACCATGCTGTAAAACTTGAAAGTCCATATCCCACCAATTACCATATACTTCAATGCCTTCCGCATCAATTGTATATCGTGCTTTTAAGAAGGAAAATTCCTTCTTTATTGTTAATACCTCTCGACCATTCACCTCAACCAAAAACTTTGGTAAAAAGCTGAACACCTTTTTCGTAATGAGTGCTACTTCATCTCTTGCTGTATTCATAATGGAGAAAGTCTTTGGAACTTGCATAAAACTTCCCTCCACGTAATATATATCCTTCTCCTGCTGATCCTTAACTGTGAATTTCCCGCTAAGACTGAATACCTTCTGCTTTATATAAAGCTGCCTCATACTTTTGCCTCCAACCTTAAGTCTTTTACATTACTTACGTTTGAAATGGGCATTGGTTCCAAACTTCTGCATTAAATTCCAAATAATAGCTCCACTCAAAAGCGCGTTCTTTTCGGTTCACCACTATTTATCCTTAACTAATTTACCTTGTGTAAAGTCAGCAATTCTTCCTTCGCAATCTGGCTCTTATATGGAAAACGGACGCCTTCTTATTCCAGAAGTGCCCCCTTTAACTGAAGATGACTATCTAAATTGGCTGGGATCTTTCTCTCTCACTATTGGTCCGTTATGCGAAAGACTCCATTCAATCACACGGTCGGTTATTCTGTCGTATAGATCATCTTCCAGATATGGTTGTTGATAATTATATAATATGTCAATATCTGCTTTTATTTCTTGTAACACTGCTTTATTAAAAGTGCTATTGTCATTTAAGGTTTCCCAAAGATTCGTACAAAATCGATCAAAGCCCTCATCCCAGTTACCATTTTCGTTGTTTTGTGCTTCATACCTAAGTTTTTCGATTGCTCTGAGCAGCTCACCTTCAACCGTATCTGCTTGACCACTCTTTGGTACATACTTTTTCCAAATTGTTTTGGCTTCTTCAAAATATTTCATATCAACTCTCCAAACTTTATCAATTATCAATTCTATTCCAGAATATTGCACAGATTCCGGATAAGAGATTAGCCAAAATCATTATTGTTCCTCAATTTTCGCCCCCGATAGTTCAGGAAGAGGGATTATCCTTCAAACGGTAATGGTTGAGTTCCATCTACATCGGTGAAGCCATATTTTCTCGCTAGTTCAGCTACCATTATTGCGTCGCCAGAAAACTTAGATACCGTAGAGTCTGTTGCCAATGCCACAACTGCACGACCCACATACGCTGTTGTTTCCGTTGTTCCATCCTCTGGTCCAAAACCTGAATCTATAACTCTTTCTGTCCTCATCCAACCTGGGCAAACAGCAATGGTTGAAACGTTGTAGTCCTTTAATTCCTTTGCCATTCCTAGTGTCATTCGATTGATAGCATTCATAGCTAAATCATAATATAAATTACCTGAAATTTTGTCCTTGATAAAAAATGTGATATTTACAATTAACGCTTTATGGAGTTGCTTCATCAGAGGTACAGCGTATCGAGTAGTCAGCAAATAAGCTTGCGGTCCAGCAACCATCATAGCATCCCAATGCTCCAGTGGTCGTTCCCAAAAATGTCGTCCATCTCCTGATGGTAGAGAACTTTCGGAGCCACCAAATACACTATTGACTAAAATATCAATCCGACCATGTTCCCTTTCAATTTGCTCAAACAGGTTTCTCACGTCATTGTCGCTTGTATGGTCACATCGTATGGCGATGCCTTTACCCCCTCGTGAAGTGACACCATCGGCAGTTTCCTCAATGGTTTCTGATCGATCATCGGTTATAGCTCCCTTTACACTCCGACCTGTCACATACACCGTCGCTCCTGCACTGCCTAGTTCATAGGCAATCCCCCTACCCGCACCACGGGATGCACCTGTAACAACAGCAATCTTCCCTTGTAATGGTTTCATATT encodes the following:
- a CDS encoding LURP-one-related/scramblase family protein — translated: MRQLYIKQKVFSLSGKFTVKDQQEKDIYYVEGSFMQVPKTFSIMNTARDEVALITKKVFSFLPKFLVEVNGREVLTIKKEFSFLKARYTIDAEGIEVYGNWWDMDFQVLQHGKTVGKVGKEWFTWGDSYEVQIIDEEMETIITALVVAIDCVKADQAAASSAASI
- a CDS encoding SDR family NAD(P)-dependent oxidoreductase; its protein translation is MKPLQGKIAVVTGASRGAGRGIAYELGSAGATVYVTGRSVKGAITDDRSETIEETADGVTSRGGKGIAIRCDHTSDNDVRNLFEQIEREHGRIDILVNSVFGGSESSLPSGDGRHFWERPLEHWDAMMVAGPQAYLLTTRYAVPLMKQLHKALIVNITFFIKDKISGNLYYDLAMNAINRMTLGMAKELKDYNVSTIAVCPGWMRTERVIDSGFGPEDGTTETTAYVGRAVVALATDSTVSKFSGDAIMVAELARKYGFTDVDGTQPLPFEG